The genomic interval ACAATAATAATTGAGATAATGAATATATAATCGCTTTTTTCAGGAGATTTCTTTTCGTCAAACATTTCTGATGTATCTGAAAATCCACGGCTTACCATACTTTTGTGAACACGCTCTCCTTGTTCATATGATTTTAAAAACATCATTCCTATTGTGTATCCAACTTGTTTTACTCTCCATTTGTATGTTGTATTTTTAGAGTGTATGTTAAAATTTCTAGATTTTTGACTTTTTCGGATTGCTGCAAGCTCATCAACAAATAAAAATAAAAATCTGACCATGATTGAAAGAATCATTGCTAAATCTCTCGGCATCTTTAGTTTTCTAAATGAACTTGCCATTTCTTGTAGGGGGGTTGTTGATGAATAGATGATTATTGCAGTTAAGCAGACAATCATACGAACAAGTAGTAAAATTGCCCAATTAAGTCCAAAATCAGTAATATGCAACCATGAATAACTCCAGATTATATTTCCTGGTTGAATAAATGGTTGGAATACAATTATTGCTCCGCCAAAAGGAAGCAACATTAATAATCTTTTTGCAGAATTAATATAGGATAAATCTGCAATCTTTAATATGTTTAATAAGATTATTTCTAATATTATTGGTATAAAAAGTTCTTTTGAAATAACACTAACAAGGATAATAAAAATAGTGGTTATTAATTTAATACGTCCTTCTAAATTATGTATTGGGCTATTTTGTGATGATAATTCATCAAACCTCATTATTTGTGTTATGTCAACCATATTAATTCACTAGTATAATATTAAAAAAATAGTAATATATTATTATTTTGTTTTGATATTCTAAAAAAGGGAAAAAAGAAGAGATTAAAATGATTTAATTTCTACTTTTTAAAATTGTTGCAACTCCGTATCCTACACCAAGAGTTAAAATTGCTCCTATTATCAGGGCTACAATTTGTAATCCTTGATTATCTGGGGCGCTTGCAAATGCATAATCTGGGAAGATCGCATCTGGAATTCCATTTATTGGTTCAATTTGGAAGTCTTCAGGGACACTCGCATCTTCTGCAGATTTTTCAAGACCGTCTGGATCGCCAGATGCAATGTATGGTGAAAGACAACTGATTACAATACATATTACTACTGCAACAATGATTAATGACATATCTTTTTTATCCATACTATGCACTTCCTTCAGTTTTATTCCATGAGAGTAAGTCTGGTCTAAATTTGTCTAATGCTACAAGAACGATTACAGTTAATATAGCTTCGATTATTCCAATAAAGAAGTGGTATAAAACCATGGATGGGATACCAACATTTACTGGGAATGTACCAGCAATGCCCATTTCAATAGCACATGCTAATGCAGCAAGTACTGTAGCTAACCATGCAGCAATTCCTGCTGCAGGATATTTTCCTATTTTTCCATTTAATGTTTTAAAGGTGTATAAACCTACAAAACCTCCAACAATAGCCATATTCAATACATTTGCTCCCAGAGCAGTAATTCCTCCGTCTCCGAAGATTAATGCTTGGATAAGTAAAACAACTGTGAATACTAAAACAGCAGCTTCAGGTGCTAAGAATACAATTGCTACTAAAGCACCTCCAACCATGTGTCCACTAGTACCAAATGGGATTGGCATGTTCATGGACATGATTGCAAAGATACCTGCCGCAAGTACTGCTAAAAGAGGTATACGTTTTTCATCTAAGTTGGATTTGGCCCATTTCACAGAGAAGTATAATGCAACGATTAAAATTACATAGTATACAAGACATTGTGCGATAGGTATAAATCCATCAGGTATATGCAATTTAATTCCTCCATCAATTATAAGTAATACTTTTTTGATTATAATTTATATATTAAGTATTACTTTAAATTCATTTTTTTTGTTTAATTTAATAAAAATCAAGTAATTTGGAGTTTTATTATGTATAACTATTAATAAATCCTTTTTTTGTCTTGACATTTAATAATTTAACTTATATTCAATATATAAATGTTATTAAAGTAATACTTTTTTGTATTATTTATGGATTTTTGTATTACTTCATGTAAAAAAAAGTTTCTATTGTTGGGATTTTTTGATGTTAATTAAATAAATAAATATGGCTGTTGCGAAGTAAAATAAAACTTGTATGTCTAAAATTCCAGTTTCTATGCCTAAAATTGAATATGTTAAAATCAATGAGTAAATGGCAATGTAAAAATAGTTTTTTGTTTTCTGCATTATTTTAAATCCAATTCCTAAAATGAATCCTAAAATACACATTTCAACTGCTACACCTATTTTACCAAAGTCTACAACCATCTGTCCAATTAGTGTGGGGGTAACTGTAACTTCTGTTCTCCATGCAATAATTTTTCCAATGAGCATTCTTGGTCCTAAATCACTTCCTGGAATGGAACTGGTCAACAAATGCCCGTGTGTTAATCCTGCATTGCCTCCAACAAAATCAAGCAAGTTTAAAACATGTAATGTGAAATCCGCTCTTGATTGTAATGTGTAAAATGGATTTGTTGATGATGTTATTGTCATCTCACTAAGTGATCTAAAATAACCGATTCCTATAATAGCACCTATACCAATTAATCCACTTATTATAACTTCCCAAAGTGAAATGATATTTCCATAAAAACCTATTATAATTATGATGAGAAATGCTGCAACTAGTGGTGTTCTATAACCTAGGAGTAATAATAATGCAGTGTCTATGGCAAGCAAAAATATGAATCTGAATCTTGCTTGTGAACGTGTAATATTTTTCATTTGGAAATCTTTTAAATAAGCACTGGCCACTAAACAGGTTCCTGGTATTATTAAAAACACAGGCATTGTAAATATTGGTTTTAGTAAATATCTTATT from Methanobrevibacter gottschalkii DSM 11977 carries:
- the cbiQ gene encoding cobalt ECF transporter T component CbiQ — its product is MVDITQIMRFDELSSQNSPIHNLEGRIKLITTIFIILVSVISKELFIPIILEIILLNILKIADLSYINSAKRLLMLLPFGGAIIVFQPFIQPGNIIWSYSWLHITDFGLNWAILLLVRMIVCLTAIIIYSSTTPLQEMASSFRKLKMPRDLAMILSIMVRFLFLFVDELAAIRKSQKSRNFNIHSKNTTYKWRVKQVGYTIGMMFLKSYEQGERVHKSMVSRGFSDTSEMFDEKKSPEKSDYIFIISIIIVVIILEIIMFKYSGQLGYFGQNLSIN
- a CDS encoding PDGLE domain-containing protein is translated as MDKKDMSLIIVAVVICIVISCLSPYIASGDPDGLEKSAEDASVPEDFQIEPINGIPDAIFPDYAFASAPDNQGLQIVALIIGAILTLGVGYGVATILKSRN
- the cbiM gene encoding cobalt transporter CbiM; amino-acid sequence: MHIPDGFIPIAQCLVYYVILIVALYFSVKWAKSNLDEKRIPLLAVLAAGIFAIMSMNMPIPFGTSGHMVGGALVAIVFLAPEAAVLVFTVVLLIQALIFGDGGITALGANVLNMAIVGGFVGLYTFKTLNGKIGKYPAAGIAAWLATVLAALACAIEMGIAGTFPVNVGIPSMVLYHFFIGIIEAILTVIVLVALDKFRPDLLSWNKTEGSA
- a CDS encoding oligosaccharide repeat unit polymerase family protein, whose protein sequence is MSIIYSKITSVINKISDEIHRSFLFTTIFSILRFIELQWINSYFKELYPNEKFLNFLNNSILKKNLFNPLIVLLLFSFFLILSIKSPSKSLVITLIVGFIAFFIGSTILPKYFLNNNIRIIEFNKKDIYSIGFCLILVSIIFFGICIASVGGIPLLKPSIRYLLKPIFTMPVFLIIPGTCLVASAYLKDFQMKNITRSQARFRFIFLLAIDTALLLLLGYRTPLVAAFLIIIIIGFYGNIISLWEVIISGLIGIGAIIGIGYFRSLSEMTITSSTNPFYTLQSRADFTLHVLNLLDFVGGNAGLTHGHLLTSSIPGSDLGPRMLIGKIIAWRTEVTVTPTLIGQMVVDFGKIGVAVEMCILGFILGIGFKIMQKTKNYFYIAIYSLILTYSILGIETGILDIQVLFYFATAIFIYLINIKKSQQ